A genomic stretch from Pseudomonas mendocina includes:
- the grxC gene encoding glutaredoxin 3 yields MQPVVIYSSDWCPYCIRAKQLLTQKGVLFEEIRVDGKPDVRAEMARKAQRTSVPQIWIGETHVGGCDDLYALERAGKLDALLKG; encoded by the coding sequence ATGCAGCCTGTTGTCATCTATTCGAGCGACTGGTGCCCGTACTGTATCCGCGCCAAGCAACTGCTTACCCAGAAGGGGGTGTTGTTTGAGGAAATCCGGGTCGACGGCAAGCCGGATGTGCGCGCTGAAATGGCTCGTAAGGCCCAGCGCACATCGGTGCCACAGATCTGGATTGGTGAAACCCACGTAGGTGGTTGTGACGATCTTTATGCCTTGGAGCGCGCAGGCAAGCTGGATGCGCTGCTCAAAGGCTGA
- the gpmI gene encoding 2,3-bisphosphoglycerate-independent phosphoglycerate mutase codes for MSVTPKPLVLMILDGFGHSDNPESNAIMAANTPNYDRLRATQPHGLISGSGMDVGLPDGQMGNSEVGHMNLGAGRVVYQDFTRVTKAIRDGEFFTNAAITEAVDKAVNAGKAVHILGLLSDGGVHSHQDHLVAMAELAVKRGAEKIYLHAFLDGRDTPPRSAQSSIELLDATFAKLGKGRIASLIGRYYAMDRDNRWDRVEQAYNLIVDGKAAFTASSASEGLAAAYERDESDEFVKATTIGEAVSVEDGDAVVFMNFRADRARELTRAFVEDGFQDFQRARVPQLAGFIMLTQYAASIQTPSAFKPEALTNVLGEYLANNGKTQLRIAETEKYAHVTFFFSGGREDPFAGEERILIPSPNVATYDLQPQMSAPEVTDKIVDAIENQRYDVIIVNYANGDMVGHTGVFSAAVAAVECLDTCIGRIVEALDKVGGEALITADHGNVEQMADETTGQAHTAHTCEPVPFIYVGKRSASIREGGVLADVAPTLLTLMGLPVPPEMTGTSIVELH; via the coding sequence ATGAGCGTTACGCCAAAACCTCTGGTACTGATGATCCTTGATGGCTTCGGCCACAGCGACAACCCCGAGTCCAATGCCATCATGGCGGCGAACACGCCGAACTACGACCGTTTACGCGCTACCCAGCCCCACGGGCTGATCTCCGGCAGCGGCATGGACGTGGGCCTGCCAGACGGCCAGATGGGCAATTCGGAAGTTGGTCACATGAACCTCGGCGCAGGCCGCGTGGTGTACCAAGACTTTACCCGCGTAACCAAAGCTATCCGTGATGGTGAGTTTTTCACCAACGCTGCGATCACCGAAGCAGTGGATAAGGCCGTAAATGCTGGCAAAGCCGTGCACATTCTTGGCCTTCTGTCGGATGGCGGCGTGCACAGCCACCAGGACCACCTGGTTGCCATGGCAGAGCTGGCCGTTAAACGCGGTGCTGAAAAAATCTACCTGCACGCGTTCCTCGATGGTCGCGACACACCACCACGCAGTGCACAAAGCTCCATCGAGCTGCTCGACGCCACGTTTGCCAAACTCGGTAAAGGCCGCATCGCCAGCTTGATCGGCCGCTACTACGCCATGGACCGCGACAACCGCTGGGACCGTGTAGAGCAAGCCTATAACCTGATCGTCGACGGCAAAGCTGCGTTTACCGCTTCCAGCGCCAGCGAAGGTCTGGCCGCTGCCTACGAACGCGACGAGAGCGATGAATTCGTTAAAGCCACCACCATCGGTGAGGCTGTATCGGTAGAAGACGGCGACGCAGTGGTCTTCATGAACTTCCGCGCAGACCGCGCCCGCGAACTGACCCGCGCCTTTGTGGAAGATGGCTTCCAGGATTTCCAACGTGCTCGCGTACCGCAACTGGCCGGTTTCATCATGCTCACTCAATATGCCGCGAGCATTCAGACCCCAAGCGCATTCAAACCAGAAGCACTGACCAACGTACTGGGCGAGTATCTGGCCAATAACGGCAAAACCCAGCTGCGCATCGCTGAAACCGAAAAATACGCCCACGTCACTTTCTTCTTCTCCGGTGGCCGTGAAGACCCGTTCGCCGGTGAAGAACGCATCCTCATTCCATCACCCAACGTCGCCACCTACGACCTTCAGCCGCAGATGAGCGCCCCGGAAGTGACCGACAAGATTGTCGACGCCATTGAAAACCAGCGTTATGACGTGATCATCGTCAACTACGCCAACGGCGACATGGTCGGCCATACCGGCGTGTTCTCCGCCGCTGTAGCTGCGGTTGAATGCCTCGACACCTGCATCGGCCGCATCGTCGAAGCACTGGATAAAGTCGGCGGCGAAGCACTGATTACCGCTGACCACGGCAACGTTGAGCAAATGGCTGATGAGACCACCGGCCAAGCGCACACCGCACACACCTGCGAGCCGGTTCCGTTCATCTATGTCGGCAAACGTTCCGCCAGCATCCGTGAAGGCGGTGTTCTGGCTGACGTAGCCCCCACCCTGCTGACGCTCATGGGCTTGCCGGTGCCGCCAGAGATGACGGGCACCAGCATCGTTGAGCTACACTAA
- a CDS encoding rhodanese-like domain-containing protein, translating into MLANLIEFVSNHYVLSGSFVVLLALLIFTESRKGGRSLSTRELTALVNSDQGIVVDVRAQKDFSTGHIVDALNIPYDKMASRMVELEKHKAKTIIVVDAMGQHSGTVCRELKKAGYTAAKLSGGISSWRGDNLPLVK; encoded by the coding sequence ATGCTTGCCAACCTGATTGAATTTGTCTCTAACCACTATGTACTGAGCGGATCGTTTGTTGTTCTGCTGGCGCTGCTGATTTTCACCGAGTCCCGCAAAGGTGGCCGCAGCCTGAGCACTCGCGAGCTGACCGCGCTGGTCAACAGCGACCAAGGCATTGTTGTCGACGTGCGTGCGCAAAAAGACTTCTCGACCGGGCACATTGTCGATGCTCTGAATATCCCATACGACAAAATGGCCAGCCGCATGGTTGAGCTGGAGAAGCACAAGGCGAAAACCATTATTGTGGTTGACGCCATGGGGCAGCACTCCGGTACTGTCTGCCGCGAGCTGAAAAAAGCCGGCTACACCGCGGCCAAACTGTCAGGTGGTATTTCCAGCTGGCGTGGCGATAACCTGCCATTGGTTAAGTGA
- the glnL gene encoding nitrogen regulation protein NR(II) produces MINDSLHRLLLDNLTTATLLLNAGLRLEYMNPAAEMLLAVSGQRSHGQFISELFTESEEALNALHLAVEQAHPFNKRETVLMTISGQPLTVDYAVTPVLNKGETLLLLEIHPRDRLLRITKEEAQLSKQETTKLLVRGLAHEIKNPLGGIRGAAQLLARELPEDSLRDYTNVIIEEADRLRNLVDRMLGSNKLPSLTQTNIHEVLERVSSLIEAESQGRIVLVRDYDPSIPDVLIDREQMIQAVLNIVRNAMQALTESAEATPGRITLRTRTMRQFTIGHNRHRLVAKIEIIDNGPGIPPELQETIFYPMVSGRAEGTGLGLAITQNIISQHQGLIECESHPGHTVFSVFLPLEQGVAPS; encoded by the coding sequence ATCATTAACGACTCTCTGCACCGATTACTGCTCGACAACCTAACCACAGCCACACTGCTGCTCAATGCCGGGCTACGCCTTGAATACATGAACCCGGCAGCCGAAATGCTCCTGGCCGTCAGCGGCCAACGCAGCCACGGTCAATTCATCAGCGAGCTGTTTACAGAATCAGAAGAAGCCCTCAACGCACTGCACTTAGCCGTTGAGCAGGCGCACCCGTTCAACAAACGCGAAACAGTGCTGATGACGATCAGCGGGCAACCATTGACCGTGGACTATGCGGTTACGCCAGTACTTAACAAGGGTGAAACCCTGCTACTACTGGAAATTCATCCCCGTGACCGCCTGCTGCGCATCACCAAAGAAGAAGCCCAACTGTCCAAGCAGGAAACTACCAAACTGCTGGTCCGAGGCCTCGCCCATGAGATCAAGAACCCGCTGGGTGGCATCCGTGGCGCAGCCCAACTGCTGGCCCGGGAGCTACCCGAAGACAGCCTGCGCGACTACACCAACGTCATTATCGAAGAGGCCGACCGCCTGCGTAATCTGGTCGACCGTATGCTCGGCTCCAACAAGCTGCCGTCGTTAACCCAGACCAATATCCACGAAGTGCTGGAGCGCGTAAGCAGCCTGATTGAGGCTGAGAGCCAGGGCAGAATCGTTCTGGTGCGCGACTATGACCCGAGTATTCCGGACGTATTGATTGATCGCGAACAGATGATCCAGGCCGTGCTCAACATCGTCCGCAATGCCATGCAGGCCCTGACCGAGAGCGCCGAGGCTACACCAGGGCGCATCACCCTGCGCACCCGCACCATGCGCCAGTTCACCATTGGCCACAATCGCCACCGGCTGGTGGCCAAAATCGAAATTATCGATAACGGCCCCGGCATCCCGCCGGAACTACAAGAAACCATTTTTTACCCCATGGTCAGCGGGCGTGCCGAAGGCACCGGGCTTGGCCTGGCCATCACCCAGAACATCATCAGTCAGCATCAGGGGCTGATCGAATGTGAGAGCCATCCTGGCCACACCGTTTTCTCAGTCTTCCTGCCCCTGGAACAAGGAGTTGCCCCGTCATGA
- the trmL gene encoding tRNA (uridine(34)/cytosine(34)/5-carboxymethylaminomethyluridine(34)-2'-O)-methyltransferase TrmL — translation MFHVILFQPEIPPNTGNIIRLCANSGCHLHLIEPLGFELDDKRLRRAGLDYHEYATLQRHADLDSCLHSLGNPRLFAFTTKGSQPFHDVSYQPGDAFLFGPESRGLPEEIRNSVPPEQRVRLPMREGCRSLNLSNTVAVAVYEAWRQQGFAEAQ, via the coding sequence ATGTTTCACGTAATCCTTTTTCAACCGGAAATACCGCCGAATACCGGCAACATTATCAGGCTCTGCGCCAATAGCGGCTGCCACCTGCACCTGATCGAACCACTGGGGTTCGAACTAGATGATAAACGCCTGCGTCGCGCCGGGCTGGACTATCACGAATACGCCACGCTGCAACGCCACGCAGACCTGGACAGTTGCCTACACAGCTTAGGGAACCCACGTCTGTTCGCCTTTACCACCAAAGGCAGCCAGCCATTTCATGATGTCAGCTACCAGCCCGGCGATGCTTTCCTGTTCGGCCCGGAAAGCCGTGGTTTGCCCGAGGAAATCCGCAACAGCGTGCCGCCGGAACAGCGGGTGCGCCTGCCCATGCGCGAAGGCTGTCGCAGCCTTAACCTGTCCAATACGGTTGCAGTCGCAGTGTATGAAGCCTGGCGCCAGCAAGGGTTTGCCGAGGCGCAGTGA
- the secB gene encoding protein-export chaperone SecB, with protein sequence MTEQASNGAAQGEQAAQFSLQRIYVRDLSFEAPKSPEIFRQEWAPNVSMDLNTRQKALEGDFYEVVLTVSVTVKTGEDVAFIAEVQQAGIFLIKGLDAASMSHTLGAFCPNILFPYAREALDNLVTRGSFPALMLSPVNFDALYAQELQRMQQAGEATAH encoded by the coding sequence ATGACCGAACAAGCAAGCAACGGCGCCGCCCAAGGCGAGCAGGCTGCTCAATTTTCCCTGCAGCGTATTTATGTGCGCGACCTGTCCTTTGAAGCGCCAAAAAGCCCGGAAATCTTCCGTCAGGAGTGGGCGCCGAATGTTTCGATGGACCTCAACACCCGTCAGAAAGCCCTTGAGGGTGATTTCTACGAGGTGGTGCTGACCGTTTCGGTTACTGTTAAAACCGGTGAAGATGTTGCCTTTATCGCTGAAGTGCAGCAGGCCGGTATCTTCCTGATCAAGGGCCTGGACGCAGCGTCCATGAGCCACACGTTGGGTGCGTTCTGCCCGAACATCCTGTTCCCGTATGCCCGCGAAGCGTTGGACAACCTGGTAACCCGTGGTTCGTTCCCTGCGCTGATGCTGTCCCCGGTGAACTTCGATGCTCTTTACGCTCAAGAGCTGCAGCGTATGCAACAAGCTGGCGAAGCGACTGCCCACTAA
- the ntrC gene encoding nitrogen regulation protein NR(I), which translates to MNHSETVWIVDDDRSIRWVLEKALQQEGMTTQSFDSADGVLNRLSRQQPDVIISDIRMPGASGLDLLARIRELYPRLPVIIMTAHSDLDSAVASYQGGAFEYLPKPFDVDEAVSLVKRANQHAKEQQSLAAPIEQPRTPEIIGEAPAMQEVFRAIGRLSHSNITVLINGESGTGKELVAHALHRHSPRAASPFIALNMAAIPKDLMESELFGHEKGAFTGAANQRRGRFEQADGGTLFLDEIGDMPADTQTRLLRVLADGEFYRVGGHTPVKVDVRIIAATHQNLESLVQAGKFREDLFHRLNVIRIHIPRLADRREDIPTLARHFLGRAATELAVEPKLLKSETEEYLSNLAWPGNVRQLENTCRWITVMASGREVHIDDLPPELLSQPQENAPVSNWEQALRQWADQCLARGQSNLLDSAVPAFERIMIETALKHTAGRRRDAAVLLGWGRNTLTRKIKELGMNVAGGEGEDGDDSDD; encoded by the coding sequence ATGAATCACAGTGAAACCGTCTGGATTGTCGATGATGATCGCTCTATCCGCTGGGTTCTGGAAAAAGCCCTGCAACAGGAAGGCATGACCACTCAAAGTTTCGACAGTGCAGACGGTGTACTTAATCGTCTTAGCCGCCAGCAGCCGGACGTCATCATCTCTGATATCCGCATGCCTGGCGCCAGCGGCCTGGATCTGCTGGCCCGCATCCGCGAACTGTATCCCCGCCTCCCCGTTATCATCATGACCGCGCACTCCGACTTGGATAGCGCTGTGGCCTCCTATCAGGGCGGCGCCTTCGAATACCTGCCCAAACCGTTTGATGTGGATGAGGCCGTCTCCTTGGTCAAACGCGCCAACCAACACGCTAAAGAACAACAAAGTTTGGCGGCCCCCATTGAGCAGCCGCGCACGCCAGAAATCATCGGCGAAGCCCCGGCCATGCAGGAGGTGTTCCGCGCCATTGGCCGACTCAGCCACTCCAACATCACCGTACTGATCAACGGCGAGTCCGGCACCGGTAAAGAGCTGGTGGCCCACGCGCTGCACCGCCACAGCCCACGGGCGGCCTCACCGTTTATTGCGCTTAACATGGCCGCGATTCCTAAAGACCTGATGGAATCGGAACTGTTCGGCCACGAAAAAGGCGCGTTCACCGGCGCCGCCAACCAACGACGCGGCCGTTTTGAACAGGCCGACGGCGGCACCCTGTTCCTTGATGAGATCGGCGATATGCCTGCCGACACCCAGACCCGCCTGCTGCGCGTACTGGCTGACGGCGAGTTCTACCGAGTCGGCGGCCACACCCCGGTCAAAGTCGACGTGCGCATCATCGCCGCCACTCACCAAAATCTTGAAAGCCTGGTCCAGGCCGGCAAGTTCCGGGAGGACTTGTTCCACCGGCTCAACGTCATTCGCATTCATATTCCACGTTTGGCCGACCGCCGCGAGGACATTCCAACACTGGCCCGCCACTTCCTCGGTCGCGCCGCAACTGAGCTGGCTGTTGAGCCCAAACTGCTCAAGAGCGAAACAGAGGAATACCTGAGCAACCTGGCCTGGCCAGGCAACGTGCGCCAGCTGGAAAACACCTGCCGGTGGATCACCGTCATGGCATCTGGGCGCGAAGTGCATATTGACGATCTGCCGCCGGAACTGCTCAGCCAGCCACAAGAAAATGCGCCAGTCAGCAACTGGGAGCAGGCCTTGCGTCAGTGGGCCGATCAGTGCCTAGCACGCGGCCAGTCCAACCTGCTCGACAGCGCTGTACCAGCCTTTGAGCGGATCATGATCGAAACCGCGCTCAAGCATACGGCCGGGCGACGCCGTGATGCCGCGGTACTGCTGGGCTGGGGCCGCAACACTCTGACCCGCAAAATCAAAGAACTGGGCATGAATGTGGCCGGTGGCGAGGGTGAGGACGGCGACGACAGCGACGATTAA